From Trichocoleus sp. FACHB-46:
TGAAAAGCTTCAATCGCTTTTTGCCGCAGGTCATAGCTGTAAGGGACAGGCATAGTTGTTCCCAACGCTTCTCTCCCTCTAGAATAGCGTCCTAATGCAGCTACGTAGGGCTATACCTCCGCGATCGAGCGCTGCTGCGAACGCTGCTTCCTTCACCGCTGGGTTATGTGGGCATCCTTGGTCCGAAAAGTCGCACTCAGCGATTGCTTCAGGACTTGCAAGCCGATAGATTCATCCCCACAGCCGCTCAACTGCATCGCCTTTACAGTCCAATCGGTCTCGATATCGGTGCTGATGCGCCAGAGGCAATAGCTCTGGCGATTGTCGCAGAAATCCAAGCTGTTCTCGCCAATCGTTCTGGTGGCGCATTGAGAGAACGAATCGGCTCCATTCATAGCGAAGAATTGATACAAAAGGCAGAGGGCAAGAGGCAGAAGGCAGAAGGGAAGAATATGAACGGGACTTTGACCCTGCTCAATTCTTAGCCACCGAATCAAAGATGCAAGGTGGGAGACGAGAGACCCTTGCTCCCTTCCGGTCAAAAGACCGCTCGTGCATGAGAGCAAAAGTCAAACCTTCTGCCATCTGCCATCTGCCCTCTGCCTTCTGCCTTTCATTTTGAATTTTGAATTGCTTATGTCTGCTGTCGGTCTGATCGTGTTAGCCGCAGGCGCATCCACTCGGATGGGAATGCCGAAGCAACTGCTACAGTTCGGAGAACGGAGCCTCATCGGTCATGTTGTCGAAGTTGCGATCGCTTCGGTCTGCAATCCAATTATTGTTGTGCTGGGGGCAAGCAGCGATCGCATTAAACCAGAGGTTGAGCGGCTCGATGTACGAGTCGTCGAAAACCCGCACTGGGCAGAGGGAATGAGTACCTCAATTCGCATTGGCATAGAGACTCTTAATGCAATAAACCCAGATGTAGAAGCTGTGGTGCTGATGCTTTGCGATCAGCCTTTCGTCTCCACTCAAATTATCGATAAGCTGCAACCAGCTTACCGAGCTACAGGTAAGCCAATTATTGCTTCAGAATACGCAGAAATATCGGGCGTACCAGCATTATTCAGCCGCGCTTTGTTCTCGGAACTGAGCGCACTCAGCGGCGATGTAGGTGCAAGACAGGTCATCAAACAGCACGCCCACGCCGTTTTTGCAGTTCCTTTTCCAGAAGGTGCGATC
This genomic window contains:
- a CDS encoding XdhC family protein, with the protein product MLRTLLPSPLGYVGILGPKSRTQRLLQDLQADRFIPTAAQLHRLYSPIGLDIGADAPEAIALAIVAEIQAVLANRSGGALRERIGSIHSEELIQKAEGKRQKAEGKNMNGTLTLLNS
- a CDS encoding NTP transferase domain-containing protein; the protein is MSAVGLIVLAAGASTRMGMPKQLLQFGERSLIGHVVEVAIASVCNPIIVVLGASSDRIKPEVERLDVRVVENPHWAEGMSTSIRIGIETLNAINPDVEAVVLMLCDQPFVSTQIIDKLQPAYRATGKPIIASEYAEISGVPALFSRALFSELSALSGDVGARQVIKQHAHAVFAVPFPEGAIDLDTPKNYEAFQAQSVPFIHWR